Proteins found in one Labrenzia sp. VG12 genomic segment:
- a CDS encoding DUF1013 domain-containing protein, producing MANTPLMPKATAVWLVDNTALSFTQIASFCKLHPLEVKAIADGEAAQGIKGLDPILTGQLTREEVEKAQKDPNYQLKLQGSKVVVPETKRKGPRYTPVSRRQDRPNAILWLVRNHPELKDAQIMRLVGTTKPTIAAIRDRTHWNSANLTPSDPVTLGLCSQLELDMEVEKAAKNAPQPIPGAEETLIPVEESTSEDAIAAAFSFDPNQPVKRDEEEEIDADAVFANLGSLNTSDAGDADNEEETASVEDVFGEAASDDDTK from the coding sequence ATGGCGAACACGCCGCTGATGCCGAAGGCAACCGCCGTCTGGCTCGTAGACAACACCGCGCTGAGCTTCACGCAGATCGCTTCCTTCTGCAAGCTGCATCCGCTTGAGGTGAAGGCCATTGCCGATGGCGAAGCCGCGCAGGGCATCAAGGGCCTGGACCCGATCCTGACCGGCCAGCTGACCCGTGAAGAAGTCGAAAAGGCGCAGAAGGACCCGAATTACCAGCTGAAGCTGCAGGGGTCCAAGGTCGTCGTTCCGGAAACCAAGCGCAAGGGCCCGCGCTACACGCCGGTGTCCCGCCGTCAGGACCGTCCGAATGCCATCCTGTGGCTGGTGCGCAACCATCCGGAGCTCAAAGACGCGCAGATCATGCGCCTTGTCGGCACCACCAAGCCGACCATTGCCGCCATTCGCGACCGGACCCACTGGAACTCGGCCAACCTGACGCCGTCCGATCCGGTGACGCTCGGCCTGTGCAGCCAGCTTGAACTGGACATGGAAGTCGAAAAGGCCGCGAAGAATGCTCCGCAGCCGATTCCGGGCGCAGAAGAAACCCTGATCCCGGTCGAAGAATCGACCAGCGAAGACGCGATTGCGGCCGCCTTCTCCTTCGACCCGAACCAGCCGGTCAAGCGGGACGAGGAAGAAGAAATCGATGCCGACGCCGTGTTTGCGAATCTGGGGTCTCTGAACACCAGCGACGCTGGTGACGCCGACAACGAAGAGGAAACGGCCTCCGTTGAGGACGTCTTCGGCGAGGCCGCTTCGGACGACGACACCAAATAA
- the lpdA gene encoding dihydrolipoyl dehydrogenase: MTDIKCKLLIIGAGPGGYVCAIRAGQLGIDTVVVDEAKPGGTCLNVGCIPSKALIHAADEFFKITHADQGPLGIRAENPTIDLSKTIAWKDGLVDRLNSGVAALMKKAKARFVSGRARFLDGKTVQVTGDGDPFHIRAEYIVVATGSAAVELPFLPFGGPIMSSTEALSLTEIPKTLAVVGGGYIGLELGTVFAKLGSQVTIVEAEDSILPAYDKGLTKPVVKRLGELGVALMTGTRALGHQGDTLQTDKGDVDAEKVLVTVGRRPRTIGIGIDELALTLDGPFIKIDKTCQTSMRGIYAIGDVTGEPMLAHRAMAQGEMVAEHIAGQAVEWDRRAIPAVCFTDPELVLCGALPGELEGTRSSEFPFQANGRAMTTEREDGFVRVVWREADHAIVGLQAVGTGVSELSAAFSLAIEMGACLEDLAGTIHAHPTQSEGLQEACLRALGHALHI, encoded by the coding sequence ATGACGGATATCAAATGCAAGTTGCTGATCATCGGCGCCGGACCTGGCGGCTATGTCTGCGCCATTCGCGCCGGACAGCTCGGCATCGACACGGTGGTTGTGGACGAGGCAAAACCGGGTGGCACCTGCCTGAATGTTGGCTGCATCCCCTCCAAGGCGCTTATCCATGCGGCCGATGAATTCTTCAAGATCACCCATGCGGACCAGGGCCCGCTCGGCATTCGTGCGGAAAACCCGACAATCGACCTGTCGAAGACCATTGCCTGGAAAGACGGGCTGGTGGACAGGCTGAATTCAGGTGTCGCGGCCCTCATGAAGAAGGCCAAGGCCCGTTTTGTCTCGGGCCGCGCCCGTTTTCTGGATGGCAAAACGGTGCAGGTCACGGGCGACGGCGACCCCTTCCATATTCGGGCGGAATACATCGTCGTCGCCACGGGCTCCGCTGCCGTTGAACTGCCCTTTCTGCCATTTGGTGGGCCAATCATGTCCTCCACGGAGGCCTTGAGCCTCACGGAGATCCCGAAGACACTCGCCGTTGTCGGTGGCGGTTATATCGGACTGGAGCTGGGCACCGTTTTTGCCAAACTCGGCAGCCAGGTCACGATTGTCGAAGCAGAAGACAGCATTCTGCCAGCATACGACAAAGGCCTGACAAAACCGGTCGTCAAACGTCTGGGCGAGCTGGGTGTTGCGCTTATGACCGGCACCAGGGCTCTGGGCCATCAAGGCGACACTCTTCAGACCGACAAGGGCGATGTCGACGCTGAAAAGGTTCTGGTGACCGTAGGCCGCAGACCCCGCACCATCGGCATCGGCATCGACGAGCTTGCGCTCACCCTGGACGGGCCCTTCATCAAGATCGACAAGACCTGCCAGACCTCCATGCGCGGCATCTATGCGATTGGCGACGTCACCGGTGAGCCGATGCTGGCGCATCGGGCAATGGCGCAAGGGGAAATGGTTGCCGAACACATCGCCGGCCAGGCCGTTGAATGGGACAGGCGTGCCATCCCGGCTGTCTGTTTCACGGACCCCGAACTCGTGCTGTGCGGTGCCTTGCCTGGCGAACTCGAGGGAACCAGGTCGAGCGAGTTTCCGTTCCAGGCCAACGGGCGGGCGATGACAACCGAACGGGAAGACGGTTTTGTCCGTGTTGTCTGGCGCGAGGCCGATCATGCGATTGTCGGCCTTCAGGCGGTGGGAACCGGCGTCTCTGAATTGTCCGCAGCCTTTTCCCTGGCGATCGAGATGGGCGCTTGCCTGGAAGACCTTGCAGGAACCATCCATGCCCACCCCACCCAGTCCGAGGGACTGCAGGAAGCCTGTCTGCGCGCCCTGGGGCACGCGCTCCATATCTAG
- a CDS encoding DUF1465 family protein — MTEDIKKAGDTLGAVHIAHHLASSDSFQTLFQEGMSLVEETAMYLDGEGREEAKELPRPASLAYATESMRLTTRLMQLASWLLLQRAVNEGEMSREQAGSDKNKVRLDKLSSSTGGPAWNDLPATLRVLIERSTRLQERIVHLDTMLYRKSEEPVEEATNDNPVASQLNKLHAAFGKLG; from the coding sequence ATGACGGAAGACATTAAAAAAGCCGGTGACACCTTGGGCGCAGTTCACATCGCGCATCACCTCGCCAGCTCCGACAGCTTCCAGACGCTGTTTCAGGAAGGCATGTCGCTGGTTGAGGAAACCGCGATGTATCTGGACGGTGAAGGCCGCGAGGAAGCCAAGGAACTGCCACGCCCCGCCTCCCTGGCCTATGCCACCGAATCCATGCGCCTGACCACGCGCCTGATGCAGCTGGCGTCCTGGCTGCTGCTGCAGCGTGCCGTCAACGAAGGCGAAATGTCGCGCGAACAGGCCGGCAGCGACAAGAACAAGGTGCGCCTCGACAAGCTCTCCAGCTCCACCGGCGGCCCTGCCTGGAACGACCTGCCGGCAACCCTGCGCGTTCTGATCGAGCGTTCCACCCGTTTGCAGGAGCGGATCGTGCATCTCGACACGATGCTCTACCGCAAGTCCGAAGAGCCGGTCGAAGAGGCCACCAACGACAATCCGGTCGCCTCGCAGCTCAACAAGCTGCATGCCGCCTTCGGCAAGCTCGGCTGA
- a CDS encoding ATPase encodes MKVKTISDLIDWTRLMHRQLGERLTTGSALHDQEMARMLLSYLADHEAALEKIIEGFEQRADLSALNTWVYDYLSHEQIDLKRSCDVPFEKMNFNEICLTVFDVHNQAIDLYRDLLRRADIPEAKELLQALLAMEEHETMRIAQQTGRMQDL; translated from the coding sequence ATGAAAGTCAAAACGATCTCTGATCTCATCGACTGGACCCGTCTGATGCACCGTCAGCTTGGCGAACGCCTGACAACCGGGTCGGCGCTGCATGACCAGGAGATGGCAAGGATGCTGCTGTCTTACCTTGCCGATCACGAGGCGGCGCTGGAGAAGATCATTGAAGGTTTCGAGCAGCGCGCTGATCTGAGCGCGCTCAATACCTGGGTCTATGACTATCTGAGCCATGAGCAGATCGATCTCAAACGCAGCTGCGACGTGCCCTTTGAGAAGATGAACTTCAACGAGATTTGCCTGACCGTGTTCGACGTGCACAACCAGGCCATCGATCTCTATCGGGACCTGCTCCGGCGCGCCGACATTCCCGAGGCAAAGGAGCTTCTCCAGGCGCTGCTTGCCATGGAAGAGCATGAGACGATGCGGATCGCTCAACAGACCGGCCGGATGCAGGATTTGTAA
- a CDS encoding dihydrolipoamide acetyltransferase family protein: MGVFAIHLPDVGEGIAEAELIEWNVKPGDLVREDDVLASVMTDKATVEVPSSAEGKVLELGGQVGDLVPVGAVLVRIEVDGEGNETAAQESAAPSPSPVETPGSETPAKPAPVEEIPGSSLAETAAKPADPVVSRPAIPRASGTKPLASPSVRARAREEGVDLRQVPGSGPAGRISHDDLNAWIATGGIRQGTVTRAQNTGIEEIRVIGMRRKIAEKMALSKRQIPHITIVEEVEMSALEDLRAALNTKHAGDRPKLTILPFLMRAIVEAVREQPDLNARYDDDAGVIYRHGGVHIGIATQTPAGLNVPVVHHAEAGNLWDNAGEVARLADAARDGSIKRDELNGGTITITSLGALGAIATTPIINYPEVAIVGINKMQIRPVWDGQQFQPKKMMNISCSFDHRVIDGWDAAVFVQKLKTLLETPAMLFVEG, translated from the coding sequence ATGGGTGTGTTCGCAATTCACTTGCCGGATGTCGGAGAAGGCATCGCCGAGGCGGAACTGATCGAGTGGAACGTCAAGCCGGGCGATCTGGTTCGCGAAGATGACGTCCTCGCATCCGTCATGACCGACAAGGCCACGGTCGAAGTTCCCTCCTCCGCTGAAGGCAAGGTGCTGGAACTCGGCGGTCAAGTAGGTGACCTTGTCCCGGTTGGTGCGGTTCTGGTCCGCATTGAAGTGGACGGGGAAGGCAATGAAACCGCCGCACAGGAGAGCGCAGCGCCGTCCCCCTCCCCCGTTGAAACGCCCGGCTCCGAAACACCGGCCAAGCCTGCACCGGTTGAAGAGATCCCGGGATCATCTCTCGCCGAGACCGCGGCAAAACCGGCTGACCCGGTCGTCAGCAGACCGGCCATCCCCCGTGCAAGCGGCACCAAGCCCCTTGCCTCGCCCTCCGTGCGCGCCCGTGCGCGGGAAGAGGGTGTCGACCTGCGCCAGGTCCCCGGAAGCGGCCCTGCCGGCCGGATCAGCCATGACGACCTGAACGCCTGGATCGCCACCGGAGGCATCCGACAGGGGACGGTCACACGCGCGCAAAACACCGGCATCGAAGAAATCCGCGTCATCGGCATGCGCCGCAAGATCGCGGAGAAAATGGCCCTGTCAAAACGACAGATCCCGCACATCACGATTGTCGAAGAAGTCGAGATGTCTGCTCTTGAAGATCTGCGGGCCGCCCTGAACACCAAACATGCCGGCGACCGACCCAAGCTGACGATCCTGCCGTTTCTGATGCGAGCCATCGTGGAAGCCGTGCGTGAGCAGCCCGATTTGAATGCCCGTTATGACGACGATGCGGGGGTCATTTATCGCCACGGAGGCGTCCATATCGGCATCGCCACGCAGACACCGGCCGGACTGAATGTCCCAGTCGTGCACCATGCCGAGGCCGGCAATCTCTGGGACAATGCAGGCGAAGTTGCCCGGCTCGCAGATGCCGCGCGGGACGGCTCGATCAAGCGCGACGAATTGAATGGCGGAACCATCACGATCACCTCGCTGGGGGCTCTCGGCGCGATCGCCACGACCCCCATCATCAACTACCCGGAAGTCGCCATTGTCGGCATCAACAAGATGCAGATCCGTCCTGTCTGGGACGGTCAGCAGTTCCAACCCAAAAAGATGATGAACATCTCCTGTTCCTTCGATCACAGGGTCATTGACGGCTGGGATGCCGCCGTTTTCGTCCAGAAACTGAAAACGCTGCTGGAGACACCAGCCATGCTGTTTGTCGAAGGATAA
- a CDS encoding DUF1192 domain-containing protein, with translation MLGSKMMGLFDDDVPRKSETAEISVGQDLSRLSEEELSERIEALTEEINRTQKELEQRSTIRNAADAFFQK, from the coding sequence ATGCTTGGGAGCAAGATGATGGGCCTCTTTGACGACGATGTCCCCAGAAAATCGGAGACCGCGGAGATTTCGGTCGGCCAGGATCTGTCGCGCCTGTCAGAGGAGGAACTGTCCGAGCGGATCGAGGCTTTAACCGAGGAAATTAACCGTACCCAGAAGGAGCTCGAGCAACGCAGCACTATTCGCAATGCGGCTGACGCCTTCTTTCAGAAATGA
- the rpmE gene encoding 50S ribosomal protein L31, whose product MKADIHPDYHTIKVVMTDGTEYTTRSTYGSEGDTLTLDIDPTSHPAWTGGDRQLMDRGGRVSRFKNKFAGFLGS is encoded by the coding sequence ATGAAAGCGGATATTCATCCCGACTACCACACCATCAAGGTCGTCATGACCGATGGCACCGAATACACCACCCGTTCCACCTATGGTTCGGAAGGCGACACCCTGACGCTCGACATCGACCCGACGTCTCACCCGGCCTGGACCGGCGGCGACCGTCAGCTGATGGACCGCGGCGGCCGCGTGTCCCGCTTCAAGAACAAGTTCGCTGGTTTCCTGGGCTCCTAA
- a CDS encoding 3-methyl-2-oxobutanoate dehydrogenase (2-methylpropanoyl-transferring) subunit alpha — translation MTDDVSPLSLNVPEPGCRPGDTPDFSDFEIPRAGSVPRPPVDIDPDDMRDMAFSIVRVLNKNGEAVGDWAGSLTSDDLKAGLRHMMTLRTFDARMMNAQRQGKTSFYMQHLGEEAVSCAFSRAMRPGDMNFPTYRQAGLLIARDYPMLTMMNQIYSNADDPLHGRQLPIMYSSKEHGFFSISGNLGTQFVQSVGWAMASAISGDTKIAAGWIGDGSTAESDFHAAMVFASTYRAPVVLNIVNNQWAISTFQGIARGGVGTFAARGHGFGIASIRVDGNDYLAVHAVAKWACERARKGLGPTLIEHVTYRAGGHSTSDDPSAYRSKTEAAAWPLGDPIERLKKHLIVLGEWSDERHKQAEAEILDEVIAVQKTAEAVGTLGDGKAPSPRDMFEGVYETMPPHLIRQRQEAGF, via the coding sequence ATGACCGATGACGTCAGCCCCCTATCGCTCAATGTCCCGGAACCAGGCTGTCGCCCCGGTGACACGCCTGATTTTTCCGACTTTGAAATTCCGCGCGCCGGATCGGTGCCGCGTCCTCCGGTGGACATCGACCCGGACGACATGCGCGACATGGCCTTTTCCATTGTCCGCGTACTGAACAAGAACGGTGAGGCCGTCGGCGACTGGGCCGGCTCGCTGACCAGCGACGACCTGAAGGCGGGCCTGCGCCACATGATGACCCTGCGCACCTTCGACGCGCGGATGATGAATGCGCAGCGGCAGGGCAAGACAAGTTTCTACATGCAGCACCTGGGCGAAGAAGCCGTCAGCTGCGCCTTCAGCCGAGCCATGCGGCCGGGGGACATGAATTTCCCGACCTACCGCCAGGCCGGCCTGCTCATCGCCCGTGACTATCCCATGCTCACGATGATGAACCAGATCTACTCAAACGCGGACGACCCGCTTCATGGCCGCCAGTTGCCGATCATGTATTCCTCGAAGGAACACGGCTTCTTTTCCATTTCCGGCAATCTCGGCACACAGTTCGTGCAATCCGTCGGCTGGGCCATGGCATCGGCGATTTCCGGAGACACGAAGATCGCTGCAGGCTGGATTGGCGACGGCTCCACTGCCGAAAGCGATTTCCATGCCGCAATGGTCTTTGCCTCGACCTATAGAGCGCCTGTTGTCCTGAACATCGTCAACAACCAGTGGGCCATCTCGACCTTTCAGGGCATTGCCCGCGGCGGTGTCGGAACCTTCGCCGCCCGTGGCCACGGGTTTGGCATCGCTTCCATCCGCGTCGACGGCAATGATTATCTGGCGGTGCATGCCGTTGCCAAATGGGCGTGTGAGCGTGCGCGCAAAGGCCTCGGACCGACGCTGATCGAGCATGTCACCTACCGCGCTGGCGGACATTCGACCAGCGACGATCCCTCTGCTTACCGGTCCAAGACCGAAGCTGCCGCCTGGCCGCTCGGCGATCCCATCGAGCGATTGAAAAAACACCTGATCGTCCTCGGCGAGTGGAGCGACGAACGCCATAAACAGGCGGAAGCCGAGATCCTGGACGAGGTGATCGCCGTTCAGAAAACCGCGGAAGCGGTCGGCACGCTCGGTGACGGCAAGGCACCGAGCCCGCGCGACATGTTTGAAGGCGTATACGAAACCATGCCGCCGCATCTGATCCGGCAGCGCCAGGAAGCGGGGTTCTGA
- a CDS encoding TAXI family TRAP transporter solute-binding subunit yields the protein MKNTLLKLGAALALAVGVTQAQAETRITYKSAKSTSSYYQMAVQIAEAVKAGSNGDMIVTVEESQGSVQNVMEARARGGDYVFTTPPVLVSLAQGGKAMFEGKGDPKFDEIRALFPIPSLTMHFVMSADSGVTDFAGMEGKTILLGKGSFGAREGEKYLKLFGLEGKVDLAEVELSNAVAALKNGQIDGFVTAGSWPAPNVIEAAASTGVNVLSLDDDQIAKTKRARLVIPAGTYAGQETDIVTTSLPVVAYTTTAMDDDTAYALTKTFWQEKAKMGEEAPWWNGVDQGLMANITGKLHPGAVRYYEEAGMPLTDAQK from the coding sequence ATGAAAAACACATTGCTCAAGCTGGGCGCCGCCCTGGCGCTCGCCGTCGGTGTCACACAGGCACAGGCCGAAACCCGCATTACCTACAAGTCCGCCAAATCCACGTCCTCCTACTACCAGATGGCCGTGCAGATCGCCGAAGCGGTCAAGGCCGGCAGCAATGGCGACATGATCGTCACGGTCGAGGAGAGCCAAGGGTCCGTCCAGAACGTGATGGAAGCGCGGGCGCGCGGTGGCGACTATGTCTTTACCACGCCTCCGGTTCTGGTCTCGCTTGCCCAGGGCGGCAAGGCGATGTTCGAAGGCAAGGGCGATCCCAAGTTCGACGAGATCCGGGCCCTGTTCCCGATCCCCTCGCTGACCATGCATTTTGTCATGTCCGCCGACAGCGGTGTGACAGACTTTGCCGGCATGGAAGGCAAGACCATTCTCTTGGGCAAGGGCTCTTTCGGCGCGCGGGAAGGCGAGAAGTATCTCAAGCTCTTCGGCCTGGAAGGCAAGGTCGACCTGGCCGAAGTCGAGCTGTCCAACGCGGTCGCAGCGCTCAAAAACGGCCAGATCGACGGGTTCGTGACCGCCGGATCCTGGCCGGCGCCGAATGTGATCGAGGCTGCTGCTTCGACCGGCGTCAATGTCCTGTCGCTGGACGACGACCAGATTGCCAAAACCAAGCGCGCCCGGCTAGTCATCCCGGCCGGAACCTATGCAGGACAGGAGACTGACATCGTCACCACGTCCCTGCCGGTCGTTGCCTACACCACCACGGCGATGGACGATGACACGGCCTATGCGCTGACCAAGACCTTCTGGCAGGAAAAAGCCAAGATGGGCGAAGAAGCCCCCTGGTGGAATGGCGTGGATCAGGGGTTGATGGCGAACATCACCGGCAAGCTGCATCCAGGTGCCGTCCGCTACTACGAAGAAGCGGGCATGCCGCTCACGGACGCTCAGAAGTAA
- a CDS encoding NAD(P)H-quinone oxidoreductase: MQKLPDSMTVVAISEPGGPEVLKIETRPVPELGQGEILIRVAAAGVNRPDVLQRKGAYPPPKGASDLPGLEVAGEVVACGTGATLHPIGAKVTALAPGGGYAEYCKVPEGHALPVPEGLSMIQAAALPETFFTVWTNVFDRSGLKSGERFLVHGGTSGIGTTAIQLAKAFGAEVFTTVGSADKAEAVKALGADHVINYREQAFEKAVLEATDGEGVNVILDMVGGDYVERNWKAAAIEGRICQIATLNGIAENVNFSRLMVKRLTHTGSTLRPRSDAFKTEIANSLREKVWPLIESGRIGPVMDSTFPLSEAADAHRRMESSGHIGKIVLMLES, encoded by the coding sequence ATGCAGAAACTGCCGGACAGCATGACGGTTGTTGCGATTTCCGAACCCGGCGGACCGGAGGTTCTCAAAATCGAAACCCGGCCGGTTCCCGAATTGGGACAGGGCGAAATCCTGATCCGTGTGGCCGCAGCCGGGGTTAACCGGCCCGACGTGCTGCAGCGCAAGGGCGCCTATCCGCCTCCCAAGGGCGCCTCCGATCTGCCGGGGCTGGAAGTGGCCGGTGAAGTGGTTGCCTGTGGCACGGGAGCGACGCTCCACCCAATTGGCGCAAAAGTGACAGCGCTGGCGCCCGGGGGCGGTTACGCGGAGTATTGCAAGGTGCCTGAAGGCCATGCCCTGCCGGTGCCGGAGGGGCTGAGCATGATCCAGGCGGCCGCGCTACCGGAGACCTTTTTCACGGTCTGGACGAATGTCTTCGACCGGAGCGGCCTGAAAAGCGGTGAGCGCTTTCTGGTTCACGGTGGCACGTCCGGGATCGGCACGACGGCCATTCAGCTCGCCAAGGCGTTCGGCGCAGAGGTGTTCACCACGGTCGGGTCTGCAGACAAGGCAGAGGCGGTAAAGGCGCTGGGGGCGGACCACGTCATCAATTACCGGGAACAGGCTTTTGAAAAAGCGGTGCTGGAAGCCACAGACGGTGAAGGCGTGAACGTGATCCTCGATATGGTCGGCGGAGACTACGTGGAACGGAACTGGAAAGCGGCTGCGATCGAAGGGCGGATCTGCCAGATCGCGACGCTGAACGGTATAGCGGAGAATGTGAACTTCTCCCGCCTGATGGTGAAGCGACTGACACACACCGGCTCGACCCTGAGACCGCGCAGCGATGCCTTCAAAACCGAGATTGCAAACAGCCTGCGCGAGAAGGTCTGGCCGCTGATCGAATCGGGTCGGATCGGCCCGGTGATGGATTCGACCTTTCCGTTGAGTGAAGCGGCTGACGCACACCGGCGCATGGAAAGCTCTGGCCATATTGGCAAAATCGTCTTGATGCTGGAAAGCTGA
- a CDS encoding alpha-ketoacid dehydrogenase subunit beta, which translates to MAQMTMIEAIREAHDVAMAADEKVVVYGEDVGYFGGVFRCTAGLQEKYGKSRCFDAPINEAGIVGTAIGMAAYGLKPVIEIQFADYVYPAYDQIVSEAARLRHRSNADFTCPIVIRMPTGGGIFGGQTHSQSPEALFTHVSGLKVVMPSNPRDAKGLLLASIADPDPVIFLEPKRLYNGPFDGHHDKPIVSWKKHALGDVPDGDEAVPLGKASLYREGKDVTVLAYGTMVYVAEAAVEQSGVDAEIIDLRTLMPLDLDAIVSSVEKTGRCVIVHEATRTSGFGAELMSLVQETCFYHLEAPMIRVTGWDTPYPHAQEWEYFPGPGRVGEALKKVMEA; encoded by the coding sequence ATGGCACAGATGACCATGATCGAAGCGATCCGCGAGGCCCATGATGTTGCCATGGCCGCTGACGAAAAAGTCGTCGTCTACGGCGAAGACGTTGGCTATTTCGGGGGCGTCTTCCGGTGCACCGCCGGATTGCAGGAAAAATACGGCAAGTCGCGCTGTTTCGATGCTCCGATCAACGAGGCCGGCATCGTCGGAACGGCCATCGGCATGGCCGCCTACGGACTGAAACCGGTGATCGAAATCCAGTTCGCCGACTATGTCTATCCCGCCTATGACCAGATCGTCTCCGAGGCAGCACGCCTCCGGCATCGCTCCAATGCGGACTTCACCTGCCCGATCGTCATTCGCATGCCGACCGGCGGCGGAATTTTCGGCGGCCAGACCCACAGTCAGAGCCCGGAAGCGCTTTTCACGCACGTCTCGGGTCTGAAGGTTGTCATGCCGTCCAACCCCCGCGACGCAAAGGGGCTTTTGCTCGCCTCGATCGCTGATCCCGATCCCGTGATCTTTCTGGAGCCCAAGCGGCTCTACAACGGACCGTTTGACGGGCATCACGACAAACCCATCGTTTCCTGGAAGAAGCATGCTTTGGGGGACGTCCCGGACGGTGATGAGGCAGTGCCCCTGGGCAAGGCATCGCTCTACCGGGAAGGCAAGGACGTGACCGTCCTGGCCTATGGCACAATGGTCTATGTCGCCGAGGCGGCGGTGGAACAGTCGGGCGTTGATGCCGAGATTATCGATCTGCGCACCTTGATGCCCCTCGACCTGGACGCAATCGTGTCCTCCGTTGAGAAAACGGGCCGCTGCGTCATCGTGCATGAAGCCACCAGAACGTCCGGCTTTGGTGCCGAACTCATGTCTCTTGTTCAAGAAACCTGTTTCTATCACCTGGAGGCCCCCATGATCCGCGTCACGGGCTGGGACACCCCTTACCCTCACGCCCAGGAGTGGGAGTATTTCCCTGGACCGGGGCGCGTCGGCGAGGCCCTGAAAAAAGTCATGGAGGCCTGA